GCAATCGGACTCACCGCAGATACACCAGTCAATGGCAATGCATTTACAGTACCATCTGCATTATAAGCTGAACCTAATGGATATACACCATAAGCCTTGTTGATACGGCTATTGGTTTGATCGCCATTTCTTAAGTTAGCCGTTGTTTGCAAACCAGCCTTAAAGAATTTACTGAAATTAACATCTACACCACCACGAATATTGTAAAACTTCGACTCATCGCCTTGATAAATCCCTTTTTCGTCTATATAACCTAATGACATGTAAGCCTGTGTTTTTTCAGAACCTCCCCGAACAGAGATATGGTGATTTTGTTGTGAACCATCACGTAAGGTCTCATCTACCCAATCAATCCATTGCCCATTGTTAATGGCCGTAACACCTGCTGCAGGAATGCCCGCATCGGTTAAACTTGCTGGATACTTATTATTTGCCGTAAAATAACGTTCGTTGATGTAAGTTAACCAAGCATCACCCGATAAAGCCTTTGGAAATTCTGCCCTACCATTAATGCCATAATAACTGTTCACATCTACCTGAACCTTACCTGCTTTTGCCTTTTTTGTGGTAATCATGATCACGCCATTTGCACCTGCAACCCCATAAATTGCGGTAGAAGATGCATCTTTTAACACATCGATGGTTTCAATGTCATTTGGGTTTAAGCTAGTAATGCTACCAATAATCCCATCAATAACATATAATGGATTTTGTGAAGCACCCGGAATGGCACCCACCGTAATGGAACGGTTACCCCTTAACAACACGCTAGGGTTTTGCCCAGCTTGGCCGCTTGTACGCTGAATATCTAAACCTGCTACCCTGCCTTGTAAAGCTTCCATCGGACTACTCACTGGATTAAGTGTAATGTCTTCGCTCTTCACAGAAGAAACTGCACCAGTAAGGTCCTTTTTCTTTACCGTACCATAACCAATTACCACTACATTATCCAAATTTGAAACTTCTTCGGCCAATACCACCTTCATGTTGTTCGCTGCCGCAACTTCATTGGTTTTAAAACCTACCATGGTGAAAACCAAGGTGGCGTTAGCATTTTCGAGATTGATGCTAAATTGCCCTTTTCCATCTGTAGTAGTGGTAGCTGTACCATTTTTCACCTTGATACCTACTCCTGGCAAGGGAAGTCCTTTTTCATCAACAACCGTTCCCTTAACGCTTATTGTTTGTTGCACAAAAAAAACGGTGCTGTTTGTGGTAGCAAGTGCAGATTTTTCTGCTGCGAAAGAAGAGATCGGTAACATTGCCATGGCTAATAGCAATTGGGTACCAGAAAATGCTCTCCAATGGCATTTGCTAAGTAGTGTTTTTTGCATAATGTTCATCAATGATTTGGTTAATATTTTTCTTGCAGGGCGAAAAATTCATCACTTATTAACCAAAAAAAGAATTAAAAATCTTTCATTTATGAATAAAACGTTCATCAATAAAAGTAATTTTTTTACTTAAAAAGCAAAAAACGTTGATTTTTAATACGTGAGAGGTATTTATACTTGGTTTTTAAGTTCCGAATAAAACGGGATCCTTGTTAACAAACTTAAATAATTAAAAATTAATATCATTTAATTTTATTAAAAATATTACAAGGGTTTTGGCTTGTTGAGTTTTGATCTTTCAGTTTACTTTATTGAGTTTAAAATTGGCTTATCTTCATAAACCACAGGAACCTGTTGTTGTAACCAAATGGTCATCCAAGCTGAACCCATTCTACTGGCAATAGCTTCTTCTCTTCCTAAATAGCTATTCTCTTGATCACCCATATAGGTATGCCTATCTGCAAAACGTTGTTGTTGTTCCAATACTTTATCAACGTGTAATTTAGCCCAGTATTCTCCTTTATGTTTTAAGGATAGGTTGTCCCAACCATACGTAAATGCAGCGATATCTAAATTGGCGTAAGTATCATAAACACCCAATCCCCAATCTGAACCTTCTGGATAATAAACATCGGCTTTGCCTTCTTGATACATGGTGCCACCAGGAGCTTTATAAGGAGGCGATGAAAAGCGATGGGTAGTTACTGAATAGTAAATTTTATCTAAATTAAAACGTGCTGCTTCAGGCGTAGGCCTTTTGGCCAAGGAGAACACTATAGGTGCATTAATCATGGAAGCAAGTGCATTATACATCGGGTGAATGATGCCATGGTTAATTACAAAACCTGGCTCTTCCATGTTATAACCTTTAACCCAACTGCTAACAGGCTGTCCGTGTATGATTCTTAAGTTATTTAAATCGGAAGGAAGAGATGTTGCAGCGATTAAATACTCAACCGCCTTATGCAACCATTTATTAGAATTTGGATGGTTAGGCAGCATAACCGCAGCCAAGTACAATAACTCTGCATTCCATGCATCTTCTTCAATTTTAGAATCACCTTTAAAGATTACTTTTCCAGTACTGTCTTTATAATAAAGTGGAGCTGTTGGCAAAAAACGATCTGCTTCGGCAATCATCATTTTTAGGATATTAGATTGATCCTTTGGAGAAAAATCGTCCCATAAAAGCCAAGCCCCGTAGCCTGTATAATAAGCCCAGTGAGCAGCTTGCCAATCGCCACCCCAAACTTTTCGGGTATTATTAATTTTATGGTCATAAGCTATAGAGCGAATCATTAACAATGTTTTTTCTTTAGCTCCCTGCAATGAAACACCAGTAACAGTTTGATCGTATATCCCTGTTTTTATAGCTATCGCGATACCAAAAGACATGGCAGCCGGAAAACGGTAACGGTATTCATTAACCTTAGATTTACTTTTCAAATCAAGATAACCAGTCGAGTCTTGTTGATAATTTTTTAAATCCTTGTACCAAGTTGTAAGGGCAAATCTATTCGCATGAAGCAATGTTGTTTTTACATTATTTGCTATTTTATTATTAGGTGCTTTTTTGTTAAACTTTCCCCAATTAATTGGCTGAACCATTAATGAAGCGTCAGTATTAACTTGTCCCTTCGCCAGATTAACTTCTGTAATTACCAATAAAATGGCAATCATTATCTTTAAATGATATTTCATCATGCTTTTATATTTTGGCACTGAGAGTTTCGTAATAGGTTAAATTCCCCTCTTCCATCTTACATTTTAAATCCTTTTGCTTCTTATCTTTTGGACTTTCTCGACTTTCAGACTTTCAGGCTCCCCCATTTTACCTTCCCATTTCCCATCTTACACCTTCCATTTTCCATCTTACACCTTACCTCTTACCTCTTCCATCCATTTGCGTCAATAAATCCTTTAACTCTTTAGTTTTTGAAGGAAATTTATCAGCTACATTATTTTTTTCGACGATATCGGTATTTAAGTCATACAGTTGTTCGCCTTGTTTTCCAAAAGGCGCTATGTATTTCCAGTTATTCTTTACAATAGCTAAGTTATTGAAACCCTCTTCTATCATTACACTTCTACCGAATTGTTGTTTACCCACAAAAGCATTAAAGTGGTTTTCGCTATCTGCAGCTTCACCATTTTTAATAGGCACCTTTAAATAACTGGCAAAGGAGGCTAAAAAATCTACCTGATTAACCATCGCCATTGATACAGCAGGTTTAATCTGTGCTGGCCATGATATAATGAATGGCACTCTTGTACCTCCTTCGTACACTTGCATTTTACCGCCTCTTAACAGACCAGCAGGTAGGTGCCCTTCATTTTTACTGACCGCTTCATCTGCGTAACCATCATCTAACACAGGCCCATTATCACTGCTAAATATGATAATGGTATTTTTAGTTAAACCCAATCGATCTAGTTGTTTGGTAAGTTCACCAACTGCCCAATCCATTTCTAGGATAGCATCTCCTCTATAACCCAATGAACTTTTACCTTTGAACATACTTGCAGGCATACGAGGTACGTGAATATCATGTAATGCGTAATACAGGAAAAATGGTTTTTTTTGATTCTCTTCAATAAAATTCATCGCCTTGAAAAGGAAAGTTGGAGCCAGTTCTTCATCAGTCCAACGAGCTTTTTTACCACCTTCCATAAATCCAATACGACCAATTCCGTTTACAATGGTATTGTTATGTCCAACTGAGGAGTTTAATTTAAGTAGCTCTGGGTTTTCTTTTCCGGTTGGTTCGTTACCAATTTTCTTCTGATAATCAACTCTAATCGTATCATTCTTTTCTAGGCCAATTACCTTATGGTTTTCCATGAATACTGTCGGTACCCTATCTGCCGTTGCCGGAAAAATAAAAGAATAATCGAAACCAATTTCATTTGGACCAGGACTGATATCTCCATTCCAGTCCTTAGTTACCTTATCTCCTAAACCTAAATGCCACTTACCTACAATACCTGTTTGATAACCAGCAGTTTTAAAAACTTTAGGTAAGGTTATGTTTTTTGTTGAAACTACCAATGCAGCATCACCTGGTAAAATATTGCGTCCTTTTTCTCTCCAAGGATACTCGCCAGTCATTAAGGCATACCTAGATGGTGTACAGGTTGCAGAAGTAGTATGGCCATTGGTGAACCTTACGCCAGCTTTTGAAAGTTTATCTACGTTTGGAGTTGCAATTTTTGTAGCGCCATAACAACTTAAGTCTCCATAACCTAAATCATCAACATAAATGATAATTACGTTTGGTTTTTGCTGCGCTTGCAATGAAAAGAAAGTGAAAAGTAAACCCATTAGAATTAGGTTTACTTTCACCACTTTTTTAATGAAGAAGGAATCAATCATTTTATTTTTCTGTAAGGAGACTAATCAATTTTAACAGTATTTAGCTGTTGATCTACCAATAAGCCATTGCGTAGTTTAAGGTCGAACTTTAACTTACGTTTTGCTTTTAGTTTGATTACAAATAAATCGCTAGTACCAGATAAGGTTTCCTTATTACCTAAATTCGCAAATGTTGGATACAAAACTTTATCACCATTGGTATGCAACCTATCATTAGTTAGGTTATCCATTTGTTTTGTATTTAAGCTCTGTACGGCTACAAATTCATAATCTTGTGAGTTATAAGGTAGGGCAAAACTTAATGCGTTTACCGATTTAAGATCAATACCTTTAACCTTAATTTCAATAATTTCATCTTTGTTATAATTCTGTTTTGAAGTACTTAACTCAAGTTTACCTGCAACCTTAGCATCAGCTTTATTCACTTTTACACCGCCCTCTAATTGTGTTGCCACAACTGAAATATCATAAGCATCAATCAATTCATTTTTGTTGATATCGCCATTGCTAATGTAACCTTCAAAATCAGCATCACCTTTTCTTAAACCTGTGTAATTGATGTAAGAAGTAAAGTCGTTTTTATCAATCAAACGGTCGTTGTTAATATCGCCTGGCAGGTAACTTTCTGTACCTGGAACTTTGAACACATATAATTCGCGACCAGAACCATAATCGCCAACAGCTTCAGTAACTGAGATTTTGATGTACCTCGTAGTTGGATGAGTTGGGAAATTAAATATTTTAACATCATCTGTCCTTGGCCATTCAAATGGGCTTACTTCAGTCCAGTTTTCTTTATTGTTACTGTAAGCAACACTTCCTTTTAGGATAACCCCATTCCCTCTTCCAGAACGAGGCAGGTAATGAAACTTATCCAATTGATTAATTGATTTTAAGTCGATAACCATATCAAATGGAACAGCTTTAACGCCATATTTTGTATGCCACATGCTTGCTTCATCAAAGTCGAACAATTTAGTTGGTCCTTCTCCACCTTGATTTTCTGCTGTGGTTTGTGCTACAATTCCTTTAATCGCAAACTCTAAAGGATTGTTCTTTGTTTTAGCTGTGATGGTTGTCCAATCTGAAAAGCCATCTTTATTTACAGCACGTAATTTAAATGAATAAGCAGTTTCTGCAGCTAAACCTTCAAACAATAAAGTGGTATCTCTGATGGTTGTATAATGCATGTTGCTAAAATCTATCTCATAAAAATCTGCATTTTCTACCTTTTTCCAAGTTGGCTTAAGCGTATAAGCTTCTCTATTTTTTTCGGTAACACCAGCATTTAATGGCGCTGCTAATTTTCCTGTAGAGATGCGTAGTTTATCAGCAGGTTCGAACTTAAATCCTTCAATACTTACCGTTACAGGATTTACCGTGATATTTGTAACTGGTAATTTAACCAATAACTGAGGATTTTTAGCGATGACAACTTTTTCAAACTCGCTGCCTTTTGTAGCAAACCTGTTTAAGTTTGGCGTTGCATCATAGAAAAAGGTATTTTCTTTTTTCAAGAAATCTTGCATCGAGCTTACCTCGGTTAATTTCACTTTTTTACCTCCTATTTTAGCAATAATCTTTGTTGGTTTTGCGGTAACATTAACAATCAACTCTGTTGCTTTTTCATTTACAAAACCATCAAAATCGCCTTTGGCAGGATGAATGGTTAAAGTGGCAATTTGCTTTTGATTAACCTCTGATTCGATTAAACTAGAAACGCCTTTGCCTAACTTATAAGATTCGGTCTTACCATCGTCATCATATTCAGTAAATGAGGTTTTTCCTGCCGGATAAAATTGATAAATTCTATTGCCTTTGTTAATTTCAGAAACATTATTATTCGGGTTAGCCATCGGGATAATTGCTCCTTCTTTAACTAAAACCGGCAACTTCCATAACGGCGCATCAAAACTATTGATAATGCTATTTCCTGCGTATTTATCTCCCGTAAAATAATCAAACCAAGTACCAGTTGGCAAATAGATATTATCGCGAATATCATTACCTTTTTCGTCTAATTTAGTTGCCTGATAAATTGGTGCTACCAAGAACGATGGTCCGTATAAATATTGGTATTGTGTTGCCGTTCCGTTTGTATAAGCATTCGGTTCGGCTAAAAACATTGCCCTGATGATTGGCAAACCATTAACCGCCTCTTTAGCAATGCTATAAGCATACGGCATTAATTGTGATTTTAGTTTTAAGTAAGTTCTATTTATAGAAGTAATTGGCTCACCCAATGCGTGTGGGTATTTCTCATTTGAACCCCATCCATCCATATTTAATTGAGTTGGCGTAAAGGTTTTCCATTGAAAATCTCTTGTGTTTATAGTAGTATTTTTTCCTCCAAAAATACCATCCATATCTGAAGTAATATTTGGCTGACCAGATAAGCCTGAACCCAAATAAGTTGGAATATGGAAACGAATGTAT
The sequence above is drawn from the Pedobacter frigiditerrae genome and encodes:
- a CDS encoding TIM-barrel domain-containing protein, with the protein product MKIFSLPNYIRTIAHLVVFVLLASAMPLLAQNTKVISAKKINDTSVELLLPDNQKLTLDFYGENIFRLFQDNAGGMLRDPEAKPEAKILVENPRRPVTSLNIVDTNNQITVSTAKIDVQVDKNTSLIKVINRATKAVVLTEVSPVNFEKDKVTLTLKENADEYFYGGGVQNGRFSHKGKKIAIENQNSWTDGGVASPTPYYWSTKGYAMMWYTFKKGSYDFGAKENGIVKLAHETDYLDVFLMVDDGTVALLNDFYQLTGNPILLPKFGFYQGHLNAYNRDYWKEDEKGLLFEDGKRYKESQKDNGGVKESLNGEKNNYQFSARAVIDRYKKNDMPFGWLLPNDGYGAGYGQTETLDGNIANLKDFGDYARKNGVEIGLWTQSNLHPKEGVSALLQRDIIKETRDAGVRVLKTDVAWVGAGYSFGLNGIADVAQIIPKYGNNSRPFIISLDGWAGTQRYASIWSGDQTGGVWEYIRFHIPTYLGSGLSGQPNITSDMDGIFGGKNTTINTRDFQWKTFTPTQLNMDGWGSNEKYPHALGEPITSINRTYLKLKSQLMPYAYSIAKEAVNGLPIIRAMFLAEPNAYTNGTATQYQYLYGPSFLVAPIYQATKLDEKGNDIRDNIYLPTGTWFDYFTGDKYAGNSIINSFDAPLWKLPVLVKEGAIIPMANPNNNVSEINKGNRIYQFYPAGKTSFTEYDDDGKTESYKLGKGVSSLIESEVNQKQIATLTIHPAKGDFDGFVNEKATELIVNVTAKPTKIIAKIGGKKVKLTEVSSMQDFLKKENTFFYDATPNLNRFATKGSEFEKVVIAKNPQLLVKLPVTNITVNPVTVSIEGFKFEPADKLRISTGKLAAPLNAGVTEKNREAYTLKPTWKKVENADFYEIDFSNMHYTTIRDTTLLFEGLAAETAYSFKLRAVNKDGFSDWTTITAKTKNNPLEFAIKGIVAQTTAENQGGEGPTKLFDFDEASMWHTKYGVKAVPFDMVIDLKSINQLDKFHYLPRSGRGNGVILKGSVAYSNNKENWTEVSPFEWPRTDDVKIFNFPTHPTTRYIKISVTEAVGDYGSGRELYVFKVPGTESYLPGDINNDRLIDKNDFTSYINYTGLRKGDADFEGYISNGDINKNELIDAYDISVVATQLEGGVKVNKADAKVAGKLELSTSKQNYNKDEIIEIKVKGIDLKSVNALSFALPYNSQDYEFVAVQSLNTKQMDNLTNDRLHTNGDKVLYPTFANLGNKETLSGTSDLFVIKLKAKRKLKFDLKLRNGLLVDQQLNTVKID
- a CDS encoding arylsulfatase, which codes for MIDSFFIKKVVKVNLILMGLLFTFFSLQAQQKPNVIIIYVDDLGYGDLSCYGATKIATPNVDKLSKAGVRFTNGHTTSATCTPSRYALMTGEYPWREKGRNILPGDAALVVSTKNITLPKVFKTAGYQTGIVGKWHLGLGDKVTKDWNGDISPGPNEIGFDYSFIFPATADRVPTVFMENHKVIGLEKNDTIRVDYQKKIGNEPTGKENPELLKLNSSVGHNNTIVNGIGRIGFMEGGKKARWTDEELAPTFLFKAMNFIEENQKKPFFLYYALHDIHVPRMPASMFKGKSSLGYRGDAILEMDWAVGELTKQLDRLGLTKNTIIIFSSDNGPVLDDGYADEAVSKNEGHLPAGLLRGGKMQVYEGGTRVPFIISWPAQIKPAVSMAMVNQVDFLASFASYLKVPIKNGEAADSENHFNAFVGKQQFGRSVMIEEGFNNLAIVKNNWKYIAPFGKQGEQLYDLNTDIVEKNNVADKFPSKTKELKDLLTQMDGRGKR